A genome region from Candidatus Methylacidiphilales bacterium includes the following:
- a CDS encoding MFS transporter gives MSSTKTKLPFSSIFNMNFGFFGIQFGWGLQMANMSAIYAYLGASDAEIPGLWLAAPLTGLIIQPIIGQLSDRTWLQFLGRRRPYILIGAILSTLALILMPNSISVFMAATLLWVLDGSINASMQPFRALVADTLPEEQKSTGYALQSFFIGLGGSIASFLPLYFKLYHSSPASAAENAVPDTVRFSFYVGAAAYFIATLWSVFTTKEIPPSDEELSRLRSQKFDWTLGLGEIFARVPASVRLLGLPILVLLFLGIYSLFPQASQNLKDTTIFGLKLLNFSVLLFSAWFLLVAILVAPTSMRRIALTQFFTWVALMCMWTQHNSAITKHIFLPAGLTAEDANIWNGVCFGTYNVVCFLFSLFLIPLSRRLGLRLTHGLCLAIGGIGLALIPYLSNKYQLLIPMICVGIAWASILAIPYTIVSTDIPAEKMGLFMGIFNLFVVVPQVVATQALGPIMEAQFQGNPVPVMTIAGLSFILAALCMTIVRPAPATSSSPTASAGH, from the coding sequence ATGAGCTCCACCAAAACCAAACTTCCCTTCAGCTCCATCTTCAACATGAACTTCGGATTCTTCGGCATCCAATTCGGATGGGGCCTCCAAATGGCCAACATGTCCGCCATCTACGCCTACCTCGGCGCCTCCGATGCCGAAATCCCCGGCCTCTGGCTGGCTGCGCCTCTCACTGGACTCATCATTCAGCCCATCATCGGTCAACTCAGCGACCGCACCTGGCTGCAATTCCTCGGCCGTCGCCGCCCCTACATCCTCATCGGTGCCATCCTCTCCACCCTCGCCCTCATCCTCATGCCCAATTCCATCTCCGTCTTCATGGCCGCCACCCTCCTATGGGTTCTCGACGGCTCCATCAACGCCTCCATGCAACCCTTCCGCGCCCTCGTCGCCGACACCCTCCCCGAAGAACAAAAATCCACTGGCTACGCCCTCCAAAGCTTCTTCATCGGCCTCGGCGGCTCCATCGCCTCCTTCCTCCCCCTCTATTTCAAGCTCTATCACTCCAGCCCTGCAAGTGCCGCTGAAAACGCCGTGCCCGATACCGTTCGCTTTTCTTTCTACGTCGGAGCCGCTGCTTATTTCATCGCCACACTCTGGAGCGTCTTCACGACCAAAGAAATTCCTCCCTCAGACGAAGAACTATCCCGCCTCCGTTCGCAAAAATTCGACTGGACACTCGGACTCGGAGAAATCTTCGCTCGCGTCCCAGCAAGCGTCCGACTCCTCGGTCTCCCCATCCTCGTTCTCCTTTTCCTCGGCATCTACAGCCTCTTCCCGCAAGCCTCACAAAACCTCAAAGACACCACAATCTTCGGCCTGAAACTTCTTAACTTCTCCGTCCTCCTCTTCTCCGCCTGGTTCCTCCTCGTCGCCATCCTCGTTGCCCCCACCTCGATGCGTCGCATCGCGCTCACCCAATTCTTCACCTGGGTCGCCCTCATGTGCATGTGGACACAGCACAATTCAGCCATCACCAAACACATCTTCCTCCCAGCCGGCCTCACCGCTGAAGACGCCAACATCTGGAACGGCGTCTGCTTCGGCACCTACAACGTCGTCTGTTTCCTCTTCTCCCTTTTCCTCATCCCCCTCTCGCGCCGCCTTGGCCTTCGCCTCACACACGGCCTCTGCCTAGCCATCGGTGGTATCGGCCTCGCCCTCATCCCCTATCTTTCCAATAAATATCAACTCCTCATCCCCATGATCTGCGTCGGCATCGCCTGGGCAAGCATCCTCGCCATCCCCTACACCATCGTCTCCACCGACATCCCAGCCGAAAAAATGGGACTCTTCATGGGCATCTTCAACCTCTTCGTCGTCGTCCCCCAAGTCGTCGCCACACAAGCCCTCGGCCCCATCATGGAAGCCCAATTCCAAGGCAACCCCGTCCCCGTCATGACCATCGCAGGCCTCAGCTTCATCCTCGCCGCACTCTGCATGACGATCGTCCGCCCAGCACCCGCAACCTCTAGCTCCCCCACCGCCTCCGCAGGCCACTAA